In Methanosphaera sp. ISO3-F5, a genomic segment contains:
- a CDS encoding 60S ribosomal export protein NMD3 has protein sequence MFCLLCNSEEKLYDGLCRSCYLKEFELIDVPEYATFTACSHCGATLKHDKWIQTGYYDDEIINDAIQKDITINEKLDNVEVNTEILTNRGTVYDCMIHACARVLDDFLEKDYPIEVKVEKGVCPDCSKFYSGYYEAVIQLRADDRKLEDDEIVQADEFISNEIQRLCKTNKLAYVTERIVLKEGVDYQVGSHNAAHKIAENMQKQFGGIITESRKIVGHDKSKSRDLYRSWISVRLPSFHKNDFIKYNDKILKIEKIGSHKFVGLNLETYESEPISWKEYDKIKKLGSTEDIMPTTVTNITPTEVQVLDPDNYMPVDLEKKSSFDNLVIGQEINVIKIENKIYIIL, from the coding sequence ATGTTTTGTTTATTATGCAATAGTGAAGAAAAATTATATGATGGTTTATGTAGAAGTTGTTATCTTAAAGAATTTGAATTAATAGATGTGCCAGAATATGCTACTTTTACAGCATGTTCTCATTGTGGTGCAACATTAAAACATGACAAATGGATACAGACCGGTTATTATGATGATGAAATAATTAATGATGCTATTCAAAAAGATATTACAATTAATGAAAAACTAGATAATGTAGAAGTAAACACTGAAATACTTACAAACAGGGGTACTGTTTATGACTGCATGATTCATGCATGTGCACGTGTACTTGATGACTTTTTAGAGAAGGATTATCCTATTGAAGTTAAAGTAGAAAAAGGTGTTTGTCCAGATTGCAGCAAATTTTATTCTGGTTACTATGAGGCAGTCATACAATTAAGGGCTGATGATAGAAAGCTGGAAGATGATGAGATAGTGCAGGCAGATGAGTTTATATCAAATGAAATTCAACGCCTATGTAAAACCAATAAGTTAGCTTATGTTACTGAACGTATTGTTCTGAAGGAAGGCGTGGATTACCAGGTTGGTTCTCATAATGCTGCACATAAAATTGCGGAGAATATGCAGAAACAATTTGGTGGCATTATTACAGAGAGCAGAAAGATTGTGGGCCATGACAAGTCTAAAAGCAGGGATTTGTATAGGTCATGGATTTCTGTGAGATTACCATCATTTCATAAAAACGATTTTATCAAGTATAATGATAAGATTCTTAAGATTGAGAAGATTGGCAGTCACAAGTTTGTTGGTTTAAATCTTGAGACTTATGAATCAGAGCCTATTAGTTGGAAGGAATATGATAAAATTAAGAAATTGGGAAGTACGGAGGATATAATGCCTACAACGGTTACTAATATAACTCCCACAGAAGTTCAAGTTTTAGATCCTGATAATTATATGCCTGTTGATTTAGAAAAAAAATCCAGTTTTGATAATCTGGTTATTGGTCAAGAGATTAACGTTATTAAGATAGAAAATAAGATATACATCATATTATAA
- the tmk gene encoding dTMP kinase codes for MYIVLEGIDGAGKSTQTNLLEQWLTQEGYKIKKIVEPTTSPIGKLIRNELQNPESTNDINQQRLTLLFAADRLTLKKEILESKEDKNKILISDRSFYSSICYQNNSSINKQWIYQVNLHTPRPDLTILLDLKEEEAIKRCDKEEVFENIDFLEKTRQNYLDLLNTEENIKIVDASLPLEKVQENIQKIVKEKIMSTKKI; via the coding sequence ATGTACATAGTATTAGAAGGAATAGACGGAGCAGGAAAATCAACACAAACAAACCTACTAGAACAATGGTTAACACAAGAAGGATACAAAATCAAAAAAATAGTAGAACCAACAACCTCACCGATAGGAAAACTAATCAGAAACGAATTACAAAACCCCGAATCAACAAACGACATAAACCAACAAAGACTAACATTACTATTCGCAGCAGACAGACTAACACTAAAAAAAGAGATACTAGAATCAAAAGAGGACAAAAACAAAATACTAATAAGTGACAGATCATTCTATTCAAGCATATGCTACCAAAACAATTCATCAATAAACAAGCAATGGATATACCAGGTAAACCTACATACACCACGACCAGACCTGACAATACTACTCGACTTAAAAGAAGAAGAAGCAATAAAACGATGTGACAAAGAAGAAGTATTTGAAAACATAGACTTCCTGGAAAAAACCAGACAAAACTATCTTGACCTATTAAACACTGAAGAAAACATAAAAATAGTAGACGCCAGCCTACCATTAGAAAAAGTACAGGAAAACATACAAAAAATAGTAAAAGAAAAAATTATGAGTACAAAAAAAATATAA
- a CDS encoding STAS domain-containing protein, which yields MSNAINYITSKGFKLERIPYADHVPELRTLKNTDPKIVAHINEGLKKVCIWKISVDESVKADTFNDKTQSFNVNASIDDESLNIILSGNLDTLSAPELLAYFENIKKENIINSVIIDCSKLEYVSSAGIRVLLIMHNNCKDGLVMKSCNETVIRDLSNTNIKIQ from the coding sequence ATGAGCAATGCAATCAATTATATTACATCTAAAGGATTTAAACTCGAAAGAATACCCTATGCAGATCATGTACCTGAGTTAAGAACTTTAAAGAATACAGATCCTAAGATTGTAGCTCATATTAATGAAGGATTAAAGAAAGTATGCATATGGAAGATTTCAGTAGATGAATCAGTTAAGGCTGATACTTTCAATGACAAAACACAATCTTTTAATGTGAATGCATCTATTGATGATGAATCTCTCAATATAATATTGTCAGGAAATTTGGATACATTAAGTGCACCAGAGCTTCTTGCATATTTTGAGAACATTAAGAAGGAAAATATTATTAACAGTGTAATCATTGATTGTTCAAAACTGGAATATGTGTCATCAGCAGGTATTCGTGTCCTTCTTATCATGCATAATAACTGCAAGGATGGGCTTGTAATGAAGTCATGTAATGAAACTGTTATCCGAGACTTATCAAATACGAATATTAAAATACAGTAA
- a CDS encoding MutS-related protein — protein MYEIEEIKGVGEKLVKKIIKQYGSYDNFKKSIENYELEKLMNIPGLSQKLALEIIRKILGKKNTEYLKTEQSQKIYDDIITKILEFANTDYARTRILLLNPTTDYSKIRETQEMIQETLDQTRELDYAYIRNLYKKIIPLTDNIRPKFNDEYAIVCEDYEDYLTLIKKGFDRYCNVFAIEDHVNLEEFEFIIYLYNQYNIDPGEANNIVAISNQSPDYEIQPNIILEYYKQNRTTLENVHHLREYIGLGSNITEALEALDSIQIEKHNEIAINEIIDEIKDDINEKLKTKIQQVELEGDEILLILNNEDLPPKLMTIFDEVLEEAREELSEKTGLLFDPFIIKYPIEIDENEVKRVQENIKANINLKKYEQELNACSILEKYAEEIKKETQELIEYDYQFTLASFSKYYDLTIPEIEDTYQLKESLHLNLKQEEKTTNTPMQKINYNLDQENNIILLTGANSGGKTTLLETLGQHTIMTHMGLGVCSSEATIPEINEVHYFTKKHSLNAGAFETFLTSFIPVTIGKEKKLVLIDELESITELEAAIKIIIGFIEHIQDDNSYAVIVTHMAPEILKRTDNVKIRTDGIEAKGLDENYNLIVDRTPKINYLANSTPELILQKIYEKSEEPLKSVYKDILEKF, from the coding sequence ATTTATGAGATAGAAGAAATAAAAGGAGTAGGCGAAAAACTAGTGAAAAAAATAATTAAACAATATGGAAGCTATGATAACTTTAAAAAATCCATAGAAAACTATGAACTAGAAAAACTAATGAACATACCCGGATTAAGTCAAAAATTAGCACTAGAAATAATAAGAAAAATACTTGGAAAAAAGAATACCGAATACCTGAAAACAGAACAATCACAAAAAATCTATGATGACATAATAACAAAAATACTTGAATTTGCAAACACCGACTATGCAAGAACAAGAATACTGCTCCTGAACCCAACAACAGACTATTCAAAAATCAGAGAAACACAGGAAATGATACAGGAAACACTAGACCAAACACGAGAACTAGACTATGCATACATAAGAAACCTATACAAAAAAATAATCCCCCTCACAGACAATATAAGACCAAAATTTAATGACGAATACGCAATAGTATGCGAAGACTATGAGGATTACCTGACCCTGATAAAAAAAGGATTCGACAGATACTGTAACGTATTTGCAATAGAAGATCATGTGAACCTAGAAGAATTTGAATTCATAATATACCTATACAACCAATACAACATAGACCCTGGAGAAGCAAACAATATAGTGGCAATAAGCAACCAAAGCCCAGACTATGAAATACAACCAAACATAATACTAGAATACTATAAACAAAACAGAACAACACTAGAAAATGTACACCACCTAAGAGAATACATAGGACTGGGAAGTAACATAACCGAAGCACTAGAAGCACTAGACTCAATACAAATAGAAAAACATAACGAAATAGCAATAAATGAAATCATAGACGAAATAAAAGATGACATAAACGAAAAACTAAAGACAAAAATTCAACAAGTAGAACTGGAAGGAGATGAAATACTACTCATACTAAACAATGAAGACCTGCCACCAAAACTAATGACAATATTCGATGAAGTACTAGAAGAAGCAAGAGAAGAATTATCCGAAAAAACAGGACTACTATTTGATCCATTCATAATAAAATATCCTATAGAAATTGATGAAAACGAAGTAAAAAGAGTACAGGAAAACATTAAAGCAAACATAAACCTGAAAAAATATGAACAAGAACTTAATGCATGCAGCATACTAGAAAAATATGCAGAAGAAATAAAAAAAGAAACACAGGAACTAATAGAATATGATTACCAATTTACACTAGCAAGCTTCAGCAAATACTATGACCTGACCATACCAGAAATAGAAGACACATACCAATTAAAAGAAAGCCTGCACTTAAACCTTAAACAAGAAGAAAAAACAACAAACACGCCAATGCAGAAAATAAACTATAACCTAGACCAGGAAAACAATATCATACTCTTAACAGGAGCAAACAGTGGAGGAAAAACAACACTACTTGAAACTCTGGGACAACACACTATAATGACACATATGGGACTAGGCGTATGCTCATCAGAGGCAACAATACCTGAAATAAACGAAGTACACTACTTCACAAAAAAACATTCCCTTAACGCAGGAGCATTTGAAACATTCCTAACATCATTCATACCAGTAACAATAGGAAAAGAAAAAAAACTGGTATTAATAGATGAACTAGAATCAATAACAGAACTGGAAGCCGCAATAAAAATAATAATAGGATTCATAGAACACATACAGGATGATAACTCCTATGCAGTAATAGTAACACATATGGCTCCTGAAATACTGAAAAGAACAGATAATGTGAAAATTAGAACGGATGGAATAGAAGCAAAAGGATTAGATGAAAATTACAACCTAATCGTGGATAGGACACCAAAAATTAATTATCTGGCAAACAGTACTCCTGAATTAATTCTGCAAAAAATATATGAAAAATCAGAAGAACCATTAAAAAGTGTATACAAGGACATTCTAGAAAAGTTCTAG
- a CDS encoding sulfite exporter TauE/SafE family protein has translation MDFLVYVLLLLFGGCLGGLMAGLLGVGGGVILTPIQYFLLLSYGVESNVAMTVSFATSLAVIFVTMIRSTRKHHLNGMVVTDFLPYIMFLGFLGAVLGAFVSVNVDVSVLKVLFGFLCIFTVFNMIFVKYPDNDDHISKSVFMHSLLGLVGGLLCGLLGVGGGIIMIPILTLVLKYPTHKAIGTSSASIIATSLGGMIAYIVLGWNVGGLPEFSLGYVNLLQFFFLTVTSTVVAGFAANISKKVDAKKLKYMHILIVLYIGLKMIGLV, from the coding sequence ATGGATTTTCTAGTTTATGTTTTGTTATTATTATTTGGTGGTTGTTTGGGCGGTCTGATGGCTGGATTGCTCGGTGTTGGTGGGGGTGTTATTTTAACTCCTATTCAGTATTTTTTATTGTTGTCTTATGGTGTTGAGTCTAATGTGGCTATGACTGTTTCTTTTGCCACTAGTCTTGCCGTTATTTTTGTCACTATGATTAGAAGTACTCGTAAACATCATCTTAATGGTATGGTTGTCACTGATTTTCTTCCTTATATCATGTTTCTGGGCTTCCTGGGTGCTGTTTTGGGTGCTTTTGTTTCCGTTAATGTGGATGTTTCTGTTCTTAAGGTTTTGTTCGGTTTTTTATGTATCTTCACAGTTTTTAACATGATTTTCGTAAAGTATCCGGATAATGATGATCATATCAGTAAAAGTGTTTTTATGCATTCATTGCTTGGTTTGGTTGGTGGTTTGCTCTGTGGATTGCTTGGTGTTGGTGGGGGTATTATTATGATTCCTATTCTTACTCTTGTATTGAAGTATCCTACGCATAAGGCTATTGGAACTTCTTCTGCATCTATTATTGCCACTAGTCTTGGTGGTATGATTGCTTATATTGTTTTAGGTTGGAATGTTGGTGGTTTGCCGGAGTTTTCATTGGGTTATGTTAATTTGTTGCAGTTTTTCTTCTTAACTGTTACTAGTACTGTTGTTGCAGGCTTTGCTGCTAATATTTCAAAAAAAGTTGATGCTAAGAAATTAAAATATATGCATATTTTAATTGTCTTGTATATTGGTTTGAAGATGATTGGATTAGTTTAG
- a CDS encoding U32 family peptidase has protein sequence MTYDTCKILSPVGSMDVLDAAVFSGADFVYLSGKNYGARDYADNFSYDELRDATNFCHKYNVKVFVTVNVSILEDEIPDVVDYVYYLYLIGVDGVIVEDIGLASVIMDLIPSMSVHASTQMTVYDYSFVKWLCENGFDSVNLSREVSLDNIRSISDRLKRFGHDINLEVFAHGALCYCYSGQCLMSSFYGGRSGNRGLCAQPCRMRYSFRDYYNTLLASDDYLLSTKDLCTYNNVGDLVDAGANCLKIEGRMKSREYVSCTTFAYHNAVNGCCDSEDYLLLNLAFNRGLTEGYVSGKSPREVIGRSRSGNTGYPIGRVIKSTGREVTIKFTNKSFPTRIVNGDGLKFELDGESCGMYVSRIFSQNKNKIVIAVKKGIHIEKDSMVYITYSKYLRDKTKSIINERNIHKTSVDLEISMNNESQMEVNARCDMLEKNVKYTSKEKIQKAKNKPLTQEKINTQLRKTGNTTYKINKIKYNNLPENIFMPISTLNNIRREIIKKIDHEIMNTYIPEKKDKEETKKQIQKFKTQHYTTQKTQQKEENWNIYINNYRQAELLKKYNHINTIYYDGNYNHKNMKEYTEQIGDELIKIHQILPEKELVWILPQLLQDKDLPHISETIVKLKYNNIDIKIQTDNIGIAENINTTKYGNNLNIYNNYSIRKLSKTPGFKKLVISNEISLNDIRKLNNKYCDLEYIIFGHVQLMITKDNYEDLIDEELTNTYYLTDKRNNKFKIKKDCNNNSHIYDYRILNLDDKIEQLRKTSINNYTLDLRFFNITDTEKIIKHFQEIIKTNKTSKKLNLEENTKFFQANIEKGLYKQR, from the coding sequence TTGACTTATGATACTTGTAAGATTCTTTCACCGGTTGGTTCTATGGATGTTTTGGATGCTGCTGTTTTTAGTGGTGCTGATTTTGTTTATTTGTCCGGTAAGAATTATGGTGCTAGGGATTATGCTGATAATTTTAGTTATGATGAATTGAGGGATGCTACGAATTTTTGTCATAAGTATAATGTTAAGGTTTTTGTGACTGTTAATGTTTCTATTTTAGAGGATGAGATTCCTGATGTTGTGGATTATGTTTATTATTTGTATTTGATTGGTGTTGATGGAGTTATTGTTGAGGATATTGGTTTGGCTAGTGTTATCATGGATTTGATTCCGAGTATGAGTGTTCATGCTTCTACTCAGATGACTGTTTATGATTATTCGTTTGTTAAATGGTTGTGTGAGAATGGTTTTGATAGTGTTAATTTGTCCAGGGAGGTTTCTCTAGATAATATTAGAAGTATTTCTGATAGATTGAAGAGGTTTGGTCATGATATTAACTTGGAGGTTTTTGCTCATGGTGCTTTATGTTATTGTTATTCTGGTCAGTGTTTGATGTCTTCTTTTTATGGTGGTAGGAGTGGTAATAGGGGTCTTTGTGCTCAGCCTTGTAGGATGAGGTATTCCTTTAGGGATTATTATAATACTTTGCTTGCTAGTGATGATTATCTGTTAAGTACGAAGGATTTGTGTACGTATAATAATGTGGGTGATTTGGTGGATGCTGGTGCGAATTGTCTTAAGATTGAGGGTAGGATGAAGTCTAGGGAGTATGTTTCCTGCACTACTTTTGCTTATCATAATGCTGTTAATGGTTGTTGTGATAGTGAAGATTATTTGTTGTTGAATTTGGCTTTTAATAGGGGTTTGACTGAGGGGTATGTTTCTGGTAAAAGTCCTCGTGAGGTTATTGGCAGGTCTCGTTCGGGTAATACTGGTTATCCTATTGGCCGGGTTATTAAGAGTACTGGTAGGGAGGTGACTATTAAGTTTACTAATAAGAGTTTTCCGACTAGGATTGTTAATGGTGATGGTTTAAAGTTTGAATTAGATGGTGAAAGTTGTGGGATGTATGTTAGTAGGATTTTTTCTCAGAACAAGAATAAGATTGTTATTGCCGTTAAAAAGGGTATTCATATAGAAAAAGATTCAATGGTCTATATCACATATTCAAAATATCTTAGAGATAAAACCAAATCAATAATAAATGAAAGAAACATTCATAAAACAAGTGTTGATCTGGAAATAAGTATGAATAATGAGTCACAAATGGAAGTAAATGCCCGTTGTGATATGCTAGAAAAAAATGTAAAATACACGAGCAAAGAAAAAATACAAAAAGCAAAAAACAAACCACTAACACAAGAAAAAATCAACACACAACTAAGAAAAACAGGAAACACAACATACAAAATAAACAAAATAAAATACAACAACCTACCAGAAAACATATTCATGCCAATATCAACCCTAAACAACATAAGAAGAGAAATAATAAAAAAAATAGACCATGAAATAATGAACACATACATACCAGAAAAGAAAGACAAAGAAGAAACAAAAAAACAAATACAAAAATTCAAAACACAACACTACACAACACAAAAAACACAACAAAAAGAAGAAAACTGGAACATCTACATAAACAACTACAGACAAGCAGAACTCCTCAAAAAATACAACCATATAAACACAATATACTATGATGGAAACTACAACCACAAAAACATGAAAGAATACACAGAACAAATAGGAGACGAACTAATAAAAATACACCAAATACTACCAGAAAAAGAACTAGTATGGATCCTACCACAACTACTACAAGACAAAGACCTACCACACATAAGCGAAACAATAGTCAAACTAAAATACAACAACATAGACATAAAAATACAAACAGACAACATAGGCATAGCAGAAAACATAAACACGACAAAATACGGAAATAACCTTAACATCTACAACAACTACTCAATCAGAAAACTATCAAAAACACCAGGATTCAAAAAACTAGTAATATCAAACGAAATATCATTAAACGATATAAGAAAACTAAACAACAAATACTGTGACCTAGAATACATAATATTCGGACACGTACAACTAATGATAACCAAGGACAACTATGAAGACCTAATAGACGAAGAACTGACAAACACATACTACCTGACAGACAAACGAAACAATAAATTCAAAATAAAAAAAGACTGCAACAACAACAGCCACATATACGATTACAGAATACTAAATTTAGACGATAAAATAGAACAACTACGAAAAACAAGCATCAACAATTACACACTAGACTTAAGATTCTTCAACATAACAGACACTGAAAAAATAATAAAACACTTCCAGGAAATAATAAAAACAAACAAAACAAGCAAAAAACTAAACTTAGAAGAAAACACGAAATTCTTCCAAGCAAACATAGAAAAAGGATTATATAAACAAAGATAA
- a CDS encoding tyrosine--tRNA ligase yields the protein MDIDKAIENISRDTAEIIEIDELKELLKKDEKVAYVGFEPSGKVHLGHALTIKKMKDLQNAGFKIKIFIANLHAYLNGKGTLDELNKVAEYNIKCFKALGLSEDDTEFVLGSERMNMDFMERVFHAATLISIKRAQRSMAQVSRDETHNVAEALYPIMQALDIHDLNADVAVGGMEQRKIHMLAREILPKMDLNTPVCIHIPLIHGTDGSDKMSSSKGNFIAIDDSPKDIKDKVNKSFCPTGVVEDNPVIEMAHYYIFDEHEKMLIERPEKFGGNLELTEEELIDVFSKEELHPMDLKNTVSKYLIDRFAPAREYMENN from the coding sequence ATGGATATAGATAAGGCAATAGAAAATATTTCCAGGGATACTGCTGAAATAATTGAAATTGATGAATTAAAAGAATTATTGAAAAAGGATGAGAAAGTTGCATATGTTGGTTTTGAACCATCAGGAAAAGTTCATTTAGGTCATGCATTAACTATTAAGAAAATGAAAGACTTACAGAATGCTGGTTTTAAAATTAAAATATTTATAGCAAACTTGCATGCTTATCTTAATGGTAAGGGAACGTTAGATGAATTGAATAAGGTTGCAGAGTATAATATTAAATGTTTCAAGGCATTAGGATTAAGTGAAGATGATACTGAATTTGTTCTTGGTTCTGAACGTATGAACATGGACTTTATGGAAAGAGTATTTCATGCAGCTACTCTTATAAGTATTAAGAGAGCTCAGAGGAGTATGGCGCAGGTTTCTAGGGATGAAACTCATAATGTTGCCGAAGCATTATATCCGATTATGCAGGCACTGGATATTCATGATTTAAATGCGGATGTTGCTGTTGGTGGAATGGAGCAGAGAAAAATTCATATGCTTGCAAGGGAAATTCTTCCAAAAATGGATCTTAATACGCCTGTTTGTATCCATATTCCTTTAATTCATGGTACTGATGGTTCTGATAAAATGAGTAGCAGTAAAGGTAATTTTATTGCTATTGATGATAGTCCTAAGGATATTAAGGATAAGGTTAATAAGAGTTTCTGTCCTACTGGTGTGGTGGAGGATAATCCTGTAATTGAGATGGCTCATTATTATATCTTTGATGAACATGAAAAAATGTTGATTGAAAGGCCTGAGAAATTTGGTGGAAACCTTGAATTAACAGAAGAGGAATTGATAGATGTTTTCTCTAAAGAAGAATTACATCCTATGGACTTAAAGAATACTGTTAGCAAATATTTAATTGATAGATTTGCTCCTGCACGGGAGTATATGGAGAATAATTAG
- a CDS encoding minichromosome maintenance protein MCM, protein MTTITADENNNRSSASTTVKLEEFFSELCKDEIFAVLDVYPEEKSVIIDYNSLEVFDPDLADLLLEKPDETLEAATKSISNIDPQRKNAQLNVRFSNIRNHVPLRNLRSEYIGKFIAVDGIVRKTDEIHPRIMTAVFECRSCMRIHEVEQKSNIIHEPAVCNECGGRSFKLIQDESRYMDTQTVKLQEPLENLSGGDQPRQINIVLEDDLVDTLTPGDKIRVTGILKTVRDERTKRFNNYIYGNYFEPLEQEFEELEISEEDEAEILKLANSPDIYQKIIDSTAPSIQGYYEVKEAIAFQLFGGSAKILEDKTHMRGDMHILIVGDPGIGKSQILKYVSKLAPRGIYTSGKGTSGVGLTAAAVRDDLGGWSLEAGALVLGDKGNVCVDELDKMREEDRSAIHEALEQQTISIAKAGIMATLNSRCSVLAAANPKFGRFDRYKSIAEQIDLPSPILSRFDLIFIIEDKPNAERDHSLAGHILKIHQDRNINYEIEPELMRKYIAYARKNVQPVLSQEAAKVLQDFYVTMRSGAIDEESPVPITARQLEALVRLSEASAKIRLSNEVSKEDAERAIKLQEDCMKQVGYDPDTGKVDIDKVEGRTSKSERDKINILIDEIKEISEEYGGSAPKNVIYGNLADKYNISENKADEMINMLNSKGVIYSPTTDHYKVA, encoded by the coding sequence ATGACTACGATAACAGCAGATGAAAATAATAATAGGTCTTCTGCATCAACAACAGTAAAATTGGAAGAATTCTTCAGTGAACTTTGTAAAGATGAAATTTTTGCAGTTTTAGATGTTTATCCAGAAGAAAAATCAGTGATTATAGATTATAATAGTTTGGAAGTATTTGATCCGGATTTAGCTGATTTACTTTTAGAAAAACCTGATGAAACACTAGAAGCTGCAACTAAATCTATTTCAAATATTGACCCACAGAGAAAAAATGCGCAATTGAATGTTAGATTTTCTAATATTCGTAATCATGTGCCATTAAGAAATTTGCGTAGTGAGTACATAGGCAAATTTATTGCTGTGGATGGTATTGTAAGAAAAACTGATGAAATTCATCCACGTATAATGACTGCTGTTTTTGAATGTAGAAGTTGTATGAGAATACATGAAGTTGAACAAAAATCTAATATCATACATGAGCCTGCAGTTTGTAATGAATGTGGTGGAAGATCATTTAAATTGATACAGGATGAATCACGTTATATGGATACGCAAACTGTTAAATTACAGGAACCTTTAGAAAACTTATCTGGGGGAGATCAGCCAAGACAAATTAACATTGTTTTAGAAGATGATCTTGTTGATACATTAACTCCTGGTGATAAAATTAGGGTAACTGGAATACTTAAAACGGTTCGTGATGAAAGAACTAAACGGTTTAATAATTACATTTATGGTAATTACTTTGAACCCTTAGAACAGGAATTTGAGGAACTTGAGATTAGTGAAGAGGATGAAGCCGAAATATTGAAACTTGCTAATTCACCGGATATTTATCAGAAGATTATTGATTCTACCGCTCCATCTATTCAGGGATATTATGAGGTTAAGGAAGCTATTGCTTTCCAACTCTTTGGTGGTAGTGCTAAGATTTTGGAGGATAAAACTCATATGAGGGGTGATATGCATATTTTGATTGTTGGAGATCCGGGGATTGGAAAATCACAGATTCTTAAATATGTTTCTAAGTTAGCTCCCCGTGGTATTTATACCAGTGGTAAAGGTACTAGTGGTGTAGGGCTTACTGCTGCAGCTGTTCGTGATGATTTGGGCGGATGGAGTTTAGAGGCTGGTGCTCTGGTACTTGGTGATAAGGGTAATGTGTGTGTAGACGAATTGGATAAGATGCGTGAGGAAGACCGTTCTGCTATTCACGAAGCTTTAGAACAGCAGACAATTTCTATTGCTAAGGCAGGTATTATGGCTACTCTTAATAGTCGTTGTAGTGTGCTTGCTGCTGCTAACCCTAAGTTTGGTAGGTTTGACCGGTATAAATCTATTGCAGAACAGATTGATTTGCCTTCACCAATTCTTTCACGTTTTGATTTGATATTTATTATTGAAGATAAACCTAATGCTGAAAGGGATCATAGTCTTGCAGGGCATATTTTAAAGATTCATCAGGACCGGAATATTAATTATGAAATTGAGCCTGAATTGATGCGTAAATATATTGCTTATGCTCGTAAGAATGTTCAGCCAGTCTTATCACAAGAAGCTGCTAAGGTTTTACAGGATTTTTATGTTACAATGCGTAGTGGTGCTATTGATGAAGAATCTCCTGTTCCTATTACTGCCCGTCAACTTGAAGCTCTTGTTCGTTTATCAGAGGCAAGTGCAAAAATAAGGCTTAGTAATGAAGTTAGCAAGGAAGATGCTGAAAGAGCTATTAAATTACAGGAAGATTGTATGAAACAGGTGGGTTATGACCCAGATACTGGTAAAGTTGATATTGATAAGGTTGAGGGAAGAACTTCCAAATCTGAAAGAGATAAAATTAATATTTTAATTGATGAAATTAAGGAAATTTCCGAGGAATATGGTGGTAGTGCTCCTAAGAACGTTATTTATGGTAATTTAGCTGATAAGTATAATATTTCTGAGAATAAAGCTGATGAAATGATTAATATGTTAAATAGTAAGGGTGTTATATATTCACCTACAACTGATCATTATAAAGTTGCTTAG
- a CDS encoding translation initiation factor IF-2 subunit beta yields MVKADAEFEEYEALLDKAYEQLPDKLFESKRFKLPKGYSVIQGNRTIIKNFGDVSSTLNRDPQHVLKYLLRELGTSGNVEGNRAILQGKFTHYVINDRIKEYVDNFVICHECNRPDTVIIREDRIDMLKCSACGARSPLKSL; encoded by the coding sequence TTGGTAAAAGCTGATGCAGAATTTGAAGAATATGAAGCTTTACTTGATAAAGCATATGAACAGTTACCTGATAAACTCTTTGAATCAAAAAGGTTTAAATTACCTAAAGGATATTCAGTTATTCAAGGAAATCGTACAATTATTAAAAACTTTGGTGATGTGTCAAGTACATTGAACAGGGACCCTCAACACGTACTCAAATACTTATTAAGAGAATTAGGTACTTCTGGAAATGTTGAAGGAAATCGTGCAATACTTCAGGGTAAGTTTACACATTACGTAATTAATGATCGTATAAAAGAATATGTTGATAACTTTGTTATTTGTCATGAATGTAATAGACCAGATACTGTTATCATACGTGAAGATCGTATTGATATGCTAAAATGTAGTGCTTGTGGGGCAAGATCACCTCTCAAATCATTATAG